The genomic DNA TATTTCCTCTAAGGTTACCTGCGATATTTTGCTTATGGTTGAGGGTGAGTATTTAAGTTCAAACACGCTTTCAAGAGCCTGGGCTACTGCTCTTGCACTCATACCAGAGGCAAACATCCCAAGTATTAAGTCTTCAAGATTGATATCTCTTCTTCTATAAGGTTCTATCAACTTTGTTCTGAATTTTCCCTCTCTATCTCTTGGAATTCTCAGATTTTCAAGCTTACCGATAACAGTATCTAAGTTTCTAACGTAAAAGCCGTTCTTTGTTCCTCCATGTTCTTTAAGAAACACTTCTCTTTCAGCCGTCATGATTGACTCTAAGGTTTGCTTTACCACTTCCTTAACTAGGTCTGGTAAAATCTTCTGTAGTTCCATTTTTGCCTCCTGGGGTTGGTATTTGTGGGGTGTTCCCCAGGAGGTTATCCCATTTCTCAAGCTTACACAAAATATCGTACACTACCAATTTTGATTGTGCTCTATATTTAGAAGGAAAAGATGCCTACCTAAAGGGAAAGTTATAATTTAAGTGAAAGATAGAAAAAGCGGAGGAGACATTTAAATGGTAGGCAAAGGCGATTTCGTTCATCTTCACCTTCACTCTCAGTACTCGATTCTCGACGGTGCCATAAAGATAAAAGAGATGGTAAAAAAGGCCAAAGAGCTTGGCATGCCCGCTGTTGCCGTTACAGACCACGGCAACATGTTCGCTTCTTTAGAACTTTACAACACATGTAAAGAAGAAGATATAAAACCGATAATCGGACAGGAATTTTACATAGCAAAAGGCTCCCGATTTGACAGAAAAGAAGCGGGAGAGAAAGGAAGTTACCACCTTGTTCTTCTTGCCAAAAACGAAACCGGCTTAAAAAACCTCATGAAGTTAAGCTCCATTGCCTTTATAGAAGGATTTTATTACAAGCCCCGCATAGACAAAGAAGTTCTTGAAAAGTACAGCGAAGGACTTATAGCAATGTCCGCCTGCATCCAGGGAGAAATACCACTCCTTTACCTCAAGGGACAGTACGAAGAAGCTGAAAAGGCGGCAAAGTGGTATAAAGACCTATTCGGTGAAGACTTCTACCTTGAGCTTCAAGACCACGGGATGAGAGAACAGAAAAAAGCCAACAGAGGCCTCATAGAGATAGCAAAAAAGTTAGACATAGAACTCGTAGCGACAAACGATGCCCACTACCTTAACAAAGAGGACTGGGAAGCCCATGATATTCTCCTCTGTATTCAAACAGGAAAAAAACTCAACGACGAAAAAAGAATGCGCTTTCCGACAAAAGAGTTTTACTTTAAAAATGGCGAAGAAATGTTCAAGATATTCAAAGAAGTTCCCGAAGCCATAACAAACACGCTTAAGATAGCGGAAAAGATAAACGTTGAAATAAAAAATGACGGCTATCATCTGCCAAAATACAAAGTTCCCGAAGGATACACCTACTCAAGTTACCTGAAAGAGCTTGCAGAAAAAGGCCTTGAAAGAAGATTTAAAGAACTTGGAATAAAAGATGGAGAAATCAAAAAACAGTATAGAGAAAGGCTCTACTACGAGCTTAAAATCATAGACAACATGGGATTTCCGGGATACTTTCTTATTGTTTGGGATTTTATCAACTGGGCAAAGAAAAACGACATACCTGTAGGACCGGGAAGAGGTTCGGCAGCAGGCTCACTTGTTGCCTACGCTATAGGAATAACAGACATAAACCCTTTAAGATTTAACCTTCTATTTGAAAGATTCCTCAACCCAGAAAGAGTAACAATGCCCGATATAGACGTTGACATCTGTCAGGACGGAAGAGACAGAGTTATCCAGTACGTAAGGGAAAAATACGGAAACGACAAAGTTTGCCAGATTATTACATTTGGAACACTGAAACCGAAAGGCGTCATAAGAGACGTGGGAAGAGTTCTTGACATTCCCTACGGAGAAGTTGACCGAATAGCAAAACTTATCCCTGATGACGCCAAAACAATTGAAGACGCAATAGAGAAAGCACCGGAGCTGAAGGAACTTATAGAGAGTAACGAACTTTATAAAAAGATGGCGAAAATCGCCTCAAAACTTCAGGGATTAACAAGGCAAACCGGCGTACACGCTGCCGGTGTCGTTATTACACCAGAAACACTGACAAACTTTATTCCTTTAGCAAGGAGTAAAGATGGAGACATAACCACCCAGTATGAAATGGGACAGGTTGAAAAGTTAGGTCTCCTTAAAATGGACTTTTTAGGACTAAAAACCCTTACTATTATTGATAAAACCATAAAACTTGTTGAAAAGACAAGAAACAAAAAGATTGACCTGAAAACACTTCCGCTCGACGATGAAAAGACATACAAACTGCTTCAGGAAGGAAACACCGTAGGCGTATTCCAGCTTGAATCACCGGGTATGAGAAACCTGATGAAACGGCTAAAACCAGAATCTATAGAAGACATCGTCGCTCTCGTTGCCCTTTACCGTCCAGGACCTCTCAACTCAGGAATGGCTGAAAACTACATTAGAAGAAAACACGGCCAGGAACCGGTCGATTACATTTTCCCGGAACTTGAACCTTACCTAAAAGAGACATACGGTCTCTTCATCTATCAAGAACAGATAATGCAGATAGCAAACGTTCTTGCCGGTTACTCACTTGGAGAAGCTGATCTCTTGCGCCGTGCAATGGGTAAAAAGAAGAAAGAGATAATGGAAGAGCAACGCTCCATATTTGTAAAACGTGCCGTTGAAAAAGGTTATCCAAAAGACAAAGTAGAAAAGCTGTTTGACGACATTGCAAAGTTTGCAGAATACGGATTTAACAAATCTCACTCCGCCGCTTACGGATACCTTGCCTACGTTACTGCATACCTGAAAGCCCATTACCCTCAGGAACTCATGGCAACAATGATGTCCATAGACTATGACAACGCCGATGAAATAGTCAAACTCATAAAAGATTGCAGGGAAAACAATATTGAAATACTGCCGCCTGACGTAAATAGAAGCGGCGCCAAGTTTACAATTGAAAATGGTGCAATACGGTTTGGGCTGGCAGGGATAAAAGGTGTTGGGGAAAAAGCTGCAGAAGCTATAGTGGAAGCAAGAGAAAGAGAAGGAGAGTTCTCAGACCTTTACGACTTTTGTGAAAAAGTGGACATGAGACAGGTAAACCGAAAAGTTCTTGAAGCACTTATAAAAGCGGGGGCTTTTGATTCTACAGGATATAACAGAGCAACACTCCTTGCAACACTTGAAAAAGCAATGGCAGCAGCTCAAAGCATTCAAAAAACAAAAAACAAAGGCCTTATGAGTTTGTTTGGAGACGAAACTTCAGTAATACGAAAAGAATACATCGAAACGGAGGAATGGCCTGAAAGGATAAAACTGGAATACGAAAGAGCAGCCATAGGATTCTATCTCTCAGGGCATCCCTTGTTAGAGTATCAAGCTCTTGTTCCCTTGCGTTTTGACACTTCATCACACAAAAGCGAATGGAAAGACGGCCAGGATGTAACCATAGCCGGTGCTATAACATTCGTAAAAACGAGAAGAACACAAAGAGGAGAAATGTGGGCAAACATTGAAATAACAGACCTCGAAGGTGTTCTCAACGTCCTTGTATTTCCAAACGTTTTCAAAGAATCAGCAGAACTCCTGACAGAAGGTAACGTCGTTATAGTGAAAGGAACAGTGAGAGAAGAAGAAGGAAGCATCTCTATAATAGCCAGAGAAATCGGACGCTTTGAAAGGAAACTTTCCGACGTTATAAATAGAATTGTCCTTAAAATTGATGATACAATCTTTTCCGAAGAATTTTTAGAACGGTTAAAAGAATTCTTAGAAACAAACAGCTCTCCTGATGGAAAACCGGTAGTAATTGAACTTGAAACAAACGGATACATAATACAACTGCAAACACATCCAGACTTTGCAATACCGGTAGATGTGGCTATTTTAAGAAGTCTTAAAAAGATGTTAGGAGAAGAAAGGATAAAAATCCTTTGAGAGGGACAGAATGGCAGTTTTGTTAGAATTTGAAAAGAAGGTAGAAAGACTTAGAAAGAAAATAGAAGAACTAAAAGAAAAAGGGAAGCACGACCCACAGGTGATTAGAGAGATAGAAGAAAAGTTCCAGAAAAAAATAGAGGAGTTCTACTCCAACCTTACTCCTTGGGACAAGGTGCTTTTAGCAAGACACCCTGATCGTCCCCACGCTATCGATTTTATAAACAACGTATTTGAAGAGTTTGTAGAACTTCACGGCGATAGACACTGCGGCGACGGAAAGGCAATTATTGCTGGATTTGCATATTTTAAAGGCATTCCTGTATGTGTCATAGCCCAGGAAAAGGGAAGAGATACAAAAGATAAGATAACAAGAAATTTCGGTATGCCAACACCTGAAGATTACAGAAAAGCATTGAGAGTCATGAAGCTTGCAGAAAAATTCGGCAAGCCGATTATTACACTGGTTGACACACCCGGAGCATTTCCTGGAATCGAAGCAGAAGAACACGGACAATCAGAAGCCATAGCAAAAAACCTTCTTGAAATGTCAAAGATGAAAGTTCCCATTATAAGTGTCATAATTGGTGAAGGAGGAAGCGGTGGCGCCTTAGCCATAAGTGTCGCCAACAGACTACTTATGTATGAAAATGCTGTCTATTCTGTAATATCACCGGAAGGATGCGCTGCGATACTCTGGCAATCTCAGGACAAGGTAAAAGAAGCGGCAGAAGCCCTCAAATTAACGTCAAAATACTTGAAAGAGCTCGGCATAATTGACGATATAATACCTGAACCTCTGGAAGGTGCTCATAAAGACTACAAATTTACCTTCAAAAAATTCGAAGAATACGTAGAAAAGCACCTTAAAGAACTGCTGAAAATGTCTCCAGAAGAACTTAAAGAAGACAGATACAGAAAATTCAGAAAAATTGGAAGCTATCAGAGTCAAGAGTAATTCTATTGACTGTATAGTGAAATTCCAATATATTACCAACGACAACTCACCTTCCCCGATTCGGAGAGGGGTGCCCTTAAAGGGTTCTCTCCGAAGATGACGGGATGGGAGGCAAAACCAAACCCCAGGAGGAAAGATGTCAGAAGAAATCAGGAAAGAAGAAACACAAGAGCAAAAAGTAGCAACAACAGAGCAGCAGGAAGAAACAAAAGAAGAAACATTCAAGCCAAGGCCAAAAGGCTCAAGAATCACAATGAAAGAACTTCTTGAAGCCGGGGTTCACTTCGGTCACCAGAAAGAGAGATGGAACCCCAAAATGAAAAGGTTCATCTTCACGGAGAGAAACGGTATCCACATCATTGACCTTCAAAAAACTCTCAAGTATTTCGATGAAACTTACGACTATGTTGCTAACTTAGTGGCAAACGGCGGAACAATTCTTTTTGTCTGCACAAAAAAACAGGGACAGGACATCGTAAAAGAAGAAGCCGAAAGATGCGGTATGTTTTACATCAACAAGAGATGGCTCGGTGGAATAATCACAAACTTCGAAACTATCAAAAAGAGCATTTTCAAACTCAAAATGCTCAAGAAGATGGAAGAAGAAGGCATTTTTGAAAAGCTCCCCAAAAAAGAAGCTATGAAGCTTAAAAGAAAAAAAGAGAAGCTTGAGAAGTACATTGGCGGAATTGAAAACATGAAAAGAATTCCTGACGCCCTATTTATTGTTGACGTAGTAAGAGAAGAAAATGCCGTTACAGAAGCAAGAAAGGCAGGCGTTCCGATAGTTGCCCTCGTTGATACAAATGCCGACCCTGACCTTATTGATTACCCAATTCCTGCAAACGACGACGCTATCAGGGCAATAAGACTTCTCACATCAAGAATCGCAGACGCCGTTCTTGAAGGAAAAATGAGAAAAGATGCAATAAAACTTGCTGAAGGTGAAGAAGTAGAAGAGGAAGTTGAATTTATTCCAGAGGAGGAATAATAATGGCTAAAATAACAACACAAATGATAAAAGAACTCCGAGAAAAGACAGGTGCAGGTATCGTTGATTGTAAAAAAGCCCTTCAGGAAGCTGAAGGCAACATGGAAAAGGCCATTGAAATTCTCAGAAAGAAAGGGGCTGCTAAAGCTGCCAAAAAAGCTGACAGAGCAACCGCCGAAGGAATTATAGTTTCTTACATCCACGCAGGTGGTAAAGTTGGTACTTTAGTTGAAATTAACTGCGAAACAGACTTCGTGGCAAGAACAGAAGACTTCAAAGCCTTAGGTCACGAAATAGCCATGCAGGTTGCTGCAATGAATCCTAAATACGTAAGCAGAGAAGAGGTTCCTGCAGAAGTTATCGAAAAAGAGAAAGAAATTCTCAAAGAACAGGCTCTTGCAGAAGGAAAGCCTGAACACATCGTTGAGAAAATCGTTGAAGGAAGACTCAACAAATTCTACTCAGAAAACTGCCTCCTTGACCAGCCATGGATCAAAGATGACAGCAAAACAATCGGAGACCTTGTTAAAGAATATATCACAAAACTCGGTGAAAACATTAAAGTTAAAAGATTCTGCAGATTCGGAGTAGGGGAATAATCCCCCCTCTCCTTTAACCTTCTTCAAGGAAAAGAACAATGGAAGACATAAAATACAATAGGATTCTCCTGAAACTCAGCGGTGAAGCTCTACAGGGAAACCACTCCTACGGTATAGATCCAGAATTTCTAAGTTCCCTTGCAGAAGAGATAAAAAAAGTTGCCGATTTAAATGTCCAGCTCGCCATTGTAATCGGCGGAGGCAACATCTTCAGAGGTGTAAAAGGTGCAACGCAAGGAATGGACAGAGCAACGGCAGATTATATGGGAATGCTTGCGACGGTTATGAACGCTCTTGCACTTCAAGATGCCCTTGAGAAAAAAGGGCTCAAAACACGCGTTCTCTCAGCAATTGAAATGAGAGAAATAGCAGAACCTTACATCAGAAGAAGAGCAATTAGACATCTTGAAAAAGGAAGGGTGGTCATATTCGCCGCAGGCACGGGAAATCCGTTCTTTACAACCGACACTGCAGCAGCACTTCGCGCAGCAGAAATAAACGCCGACATCCTGCTTAAAGCAACAAAAGTTGATGGCGTCTATACGGCAGATCCTATGAAAGATAAGAATGCTGTAAAACTTGACAAAATATCATATAAAGATGTTATAGTAAAAGGTATAAAAGTGATGGATTCCGCTGCGGTATCACTCTGCATGGAAAACGGAATACCGATAGTTGTATTTGATGTTCGAAAACCTGGAAACCTTGAAAAGGTGGTAAAAGGTGAAAATGTAGGTTCAGTCGTAGAAGGGGAGGCACTATGAGCGACATTATAAAAGATGCTGACAAACGAATGAAAAAAAGCGTTGACGTTTTGAAATCGGAATTCGCAGGACTCAGAACAGGCAGAGCCTCAACTGTTCTAGTTGAAGACATAAAGGTTGATTACTATGGAACAATGACACCTATAAAACAGCTCGCCCAGATTTCTGTTCCGGAAGCAACACAGATAGCCATTCAACCATGGGATATTTCAGTTGTTCCCAACATTGAAAAAGCTATAAGAAACTCCGATTTGGGCGTAATGCCTCAAACAGACGGAAATGTGATAAGAATAAACCTTCCTCCTCTTACCGAAGAGAGAAGAAGAGAACTTGTCAAAAAAGCCGGAAAGATGGCTGAGCAGGCGAGAATAGCCATCAGAAACATTCGCCACGAACTTATGAAAGAACTTGACAGGATGAAGAAAGAGGGCGGCGTGTCAGAAGACGAAATTAAAAGGCTTAAAGATGAACTCCAGAAAGTTACCGATAAATATGTAAAGCAGATTGATGAACTCCTCAAGAAAAAAGAGGAGGAAATTCTCACAGTTTAAGGGAGGTGAAAATGGCTCACGTAATTGACCAAGAAGGATGCATCGGATGCGGCGCTTGCGCTTCTGTATGTCCTACAAACGCTATTCACCCAACAGATGATGGTAAGTACACTATTTCTGCAGAAGATTGTATCGACTGCGGCGCTTGCGTTGAAGTGTGCCCAACAGATTGCATCAGTGCTGAATAATAGCCTGAAAGCAGGGGGGTTCTCCCCCCTTTCTTTTAACTTTCAGCTTTAACTATCACCTTATACAAGCTATCCTTTACATCGTCCAGTATCTCATTACCATAAATCTTTTTAATGGCCGGAAGATTCTTTTTCAAAACAGATTTATCAAACATCAAAAGCATCTTCGCAGCCTGAAGCCTTAAAGAATCATCGTTGTTAAAATCCGATACTATTCCGAGCAGATATTTCACACCTTCCGGACAACTCAATTTCCCCTCTGCCCAAAGAGCAGCACTTCTTACCGATTCATCTGAAGAAAAAAGAAAATCCTTAATAAGAGAACAATACTTCTTGTTTCCTGAGTTTCCTATATAAGTCAAAGCAGAAGTCAGAACAACCGTATCATTATCCTTCAAAAATGGCTTCAAAAGTTCTGATGATACCGCTTTATTTTTGACAAAAGGAAGTCTTAGAGCAAGTCTTCTCTTTATATCTTCATCAGAAACTGCCGATAAGAACATATCCTTGTCAGGATTATTATCGTAAGTAAGAACAACTTCAAGAGCCTTCGATTTTACCTTAGGTTCTATCCAAGTATCAAGACCGCTCTCTATTTTTTTCAAAACAGCCTTTGAAGGACGATGTGTTAAGTAGTAAGAAAGTGCAAGATATCTAACCTGTGGATCGGTAGCGTCAAGATACTTATATACTTCTTTAACATTGTCTTTCCTGAAAGAAAGAGCAAAGAGGGCAGCCTTT from Desulfurobacterium indicum includes the following:
- a CDS encoding transposase, whose protein sequence is MRNGITSWGTPHKYQPQEAKMELQKILPDLVKEVVKQTLESIMTAEREVFLKEHGGTKNGFYVRNLDTVIGKLENLRIPRDREGKFRTKLIEPYRRRDINLEDLILGMFASGMSARAVAQALESVFELKYSPSTISKISQVTLEEI
- the dnaE gene encoding DNA polymerase III subunit alpha, whose product is MVGKGDFVHLHLHSQYSILDGAIKIKEMVKKAKELGMPAVAVTDHGNMFASLELYNTCKEEDIKPIIGQEFYIAKGSRFDRKEAGEKGSYHLVLLAKNETGLKNLMKLSSIAFIEGFYYKPRIDKEVLEKYSEGLIAMSACIQGEIPLLYLKGQYEEAEKAAKWYKDLFGEDFYLELQDHGMREQKKANRGLIEIAKKLDIELVATNDAHYLNKEDWEAHDILLCIQTGKKLNDEKRMRFPTKEFYFKNGEEMFKIFKEVPEAITNTLKIAEKINVEIKNDGYHLPKYKVPEGYTYSSYLKELAEKGLERRFKELGIKDGEIKKQYRERLYYELKIIDNMGFPGYFLIVWDFINWAKKNDIPVGPGRGSAAGSLVAYAIGITDINPLRFNLLFERFLNPERVTMPDIDVDICQDGRDRVIQYVREKYGNDKVCQIITFGTLKPKGVIRDVGRVLDIPYGEVDRIAKLIPDDAKTIEDAIEKAPELKELIESNELYKKMAKIASKLQGLTRQTGVHAAGVVITPETLTNFIPLARSKDGDITTQYEMGQVEKLGLLKMDFLGLKTLTIIDKTIKLVEKTRNKKIDLKTLPLDDEKTYKLLQEGNTVGVFQLESPGMRNLMKRLKPESIEDIVALVALYRPGPLNSGMAENYIRRKHGQEPVDYIFPELEPYLKETYGLFIYQEQIMQIANVLAGYSLGEADLLRRAMGKKKKEIMEEQRSIFVKRAVEKGYPKDKVEKLFDDIAKFAEYGFNKSHSAAYGYLAYVTAYLKAHYPQELMATMMSIDYDNADEIVKLIKDCRENNIEILPPDVNRSGAKFTIENGAIRFGLAGIKGVGEKAAEAIVEAREREGEFSDLYDFCEKVDMRQVNRKVLEALIKAGAFDSTGYNRATLLATLEKAMAAAQSIQKTKNKGLMSLFGDETSVIRKEYIETEEWPERIKLEYERAAIGFYLSGHPLLEYQALVPLRFDTSSHKSEWKDGQDVTIAGAITFVKTRRTQRGEMWANIEITDLEGVLNVLVFPNVFKESAELLTEGNVVIVKGTVREEEGSISIIAREIGRFERKLSDVINRIVLKIDDTIFSEEFLERLKEFLETNSSPDGKPVVIELETNGYIIQLQTHPDFAIPVDVAILRSLKKMLGEERIKIL
- a CDS encoding acetyl-CoA carboxylase carboxyltransferase subunit alpha; translated protein: MAVLLEFEKKVERLRKKIEELKEKGKHDPQVIREIEEKFQKKIEEFYSNLTPWDKVLLARHPDRPHAIDFINNVFEEFVELHGDRHCGDGKAIIAGFAYFKGIPVCVIAQEKGRDTKDKITRNFGMPTPEDYRKALRVMKLAEKFGKPIITLVDTPGAFPGIEAEEHGQSEAIAKNLLEMSKMKVPIISVIIGEGGSGGALAISVANRLLMYENAVYSVISPEGCAAILWQSQDKVKEAAEALKLTSKYLKELGIIDDIIPEPLEGAHKDYKFTFKKFEEYVEKHLKELLKMSPEELKEDRYRKFRKIGSYQSQE
- the rpsB gene encoding 30S ribosomal protein S2, which gives rise to MKELLEAGVHFGHQKERWNPKMKRFIFTERNGIHIIDLQKTLKYFDETYDYVANLVANGGTILFVCTKKQGQDIVKEEAERCGMFYINKRWLGGIITNFETIKKSIFKLKMLKKMEEEGIFEKLPKKEAMKLKRKKEKLEKYIGGIENMKRIPDALFIVDVVREENAVTEARKAGVPIVALVDTNADPDLIDYPIPANDDAIRAIRLLTSRIADAVLEGKMRKDAIKLAEGEEVEEEVEFIPEEE
- the tsf gene encoding translation elongation factor Ts, with product MAKITTQMIKELREKTGAGIVDCKKALQEAEGNMEKAIEILRKKGAAKAAKKADRATAEGIIVSYIHAGGKVGTLVEINCETDFVARTEDFKALGHEIAMQVAAMNPKYVSREEVPAEVIEKEKEILKEQALAEGKPEHIVEKIVEGRLNKFYSENCLLDQPWIKDDSKTIGDLVKEYITKLGENIKVKRFCRFGVGE
- the pyrH gene encoding UMP kinase; its protein translation is MEDIKYNRILLKLSGEALQGNHSYGIDPEFLSSLAEEIKKVADLNVQLAIVIGGGNIFRGVKGATQGMDRATADYMGMLATVMNALALQDALEKKGLKTRVLSAIEMREIAEPYIRRRAIRHLEKGRVVIFAAGTGNPFFTTDTAAALRAAEINADILLKATKVDGVYTADPMKDKNAVKLDKISYKDVIVKGIKVMDSAAVSLCMENGIPIVVFDVRKPGNLEKVVKGENVGSVVEGEAL
- the frr gene encoding ribosome recycling factor, encoding MSDIIKDADKRMKKSVDVLKSEFAGLRTGRASTVLVEDIKVDYYGTMTPIKQLAQISVPEATQIAIQPWDISVVPNIEKAIRNSDLGVMPQTDGNVIRINLPPLTEERRRELVKKAGKMAEQARIAIRNIRHELMKELDRMKKEGGVSEDEIKRLKDELQKVTDKYVKQIDELLKKKEEEILTV
- a CDS encoding ATP-binding protein; this encodes MAHVIDQEGCIGCGACASVCPTNAIHPTDDGKYTISAEDCIDCGACVEVCPTDCISAE
- a CDS encoding HEAT repeat domain-containing protein, whose product is MRKIITVLSALMIGTSALAAPFNLNAKDPQDRVLAVFYLSRTKNPIYVERFCRILLNDGSEKVRKAAAEGLGYYGNNTKAFNCLIKAFKKENVEDVKKAILISLFSFSDIRAGDLFCQVLKGSYSDDLKIAAIKGLAKYDVCSKELEKVLKKGNSSEVKAALFALSFRKDNVKEVYKYLDATDPQVRYLALSYYLTHRPSKAVLKKIESGLDTWIEPKVKSKALEVVLTYDNNPDKDMFLSAVSDEDIKRRLALRLPFVKNKAVSSELLKPFLKDNDTVVLTSALTYIGNSGNKKYCSLIKDFLFSSDESVRSAALWAEGKLSCPEGVKYLLGIVSDFNNDDSLRLQAAKMLLMFDKSVLKKNLPAIKKIYGNEILDDVKDSLYKVIVKAES